From Hymenobacter sediminicola:
CTGCGGAGCGAGTAGGAGTGGACGCATAGAGGGTGGAAAAGGTGGAGGAAAGGAATTAGGAGAAAAGGAGGTAACAGGCTGAGCCGTTGGGTGAATGTAAAAAAGTAAATGTATACTATCACAATTACTATATACCTAGATTTCGGGGTGCCTCAGGCTAGCACGGAAACGGCTTTTGGAGTAAGCACGAGAGGCTTCAGCACCAGCCGGCCAAAACGGTAGAGGCTAGCTGCGGGAGCTTTGGGAATAGCCGCCGCACTGGTCCTGTAGGGTTCGGTCGGGTTAGGTGTTTTCAGCACGGTGTTGGGTGGCGGCCTGCGGGACAAGCACCCATTACACTCATCACTGCAGCAGCCGGTCGAGGCCGTGGAGGATGATGAAGTCCTGGGGAGTCGGGGCGGGGTAGCGCACCATGACTTTCTGGCCCTTGATGAAGCGGCCGGCGCGGCATTTCTCGGAGCCGCGCAACGTGAACCACTGGCCCTGGGGTCCGGGAAACCGCACGATGGGGTACTCGTCGAGCCAGCGCAGGTCGTCGGTTTCGAGGCCGACGACGGTTCCCTGTACCACAATACCGGGGTGGCGCAGGCCCTGGCGGCGCACGTAGTAGCGGCGCAACCACACCAGCGCCCCGATAACAAGACCGAGGTGCACGAGAACGAGCAGGGTGGGCAGAACGTGGGAACTGTTCATCGGACAGATGCTGTAGCAGCCGGTGGGCCAGGCGTTGCTCCTGAATTGGGTAGCAATATAGGGCAACGCGGGTAGTCAGAGCTGTTCGCAAGTTGTTTCATGTGTGGGAGTTGCCGGAGGGAGCGGGGCTTTCTTTAGCCGTTGCGGCTGATACACGTTTGGTGTCGGCTGCTCAACGGCGGGCGGGGGCAAGCCCCGCTCCCAACAGTCACCACTTTGGGAGGTGATGAGGTAGCAAGCATGATGCGCGGTTACCGGGGCGGCGCACATCGGGCAGTGGTGCCGATATTTGCGGGCATATGGCGACACCTGTTGATTCTTCGGCTCCTGCCTCTTCTCCTGCTACGGCTACACTGGTAGCGGCTTTGCCACCCGGTATCGGGCTGCTGAGGCTGAAGTTCCGGCTGCTGGCGGCCTTCTCGACGGAGTTGGCGTTTGGGGCAGCATGGCGGCTATTCACGACGCCGCGGCAGCTTCCGCCGAAGCATTGGGAAGCGGAGTCGCTGGCCGGGGCCCGGCAGTTCTGGGTACCGACGCCGCGCAGCCAAGTGGCGGCGTACGAGTGGAATCCGGCTGGCGCCCACACGGTGCTGCTGGTGCACGGCTGGGAGCATCGGGCCAGTTTCTGGGGCTATATGGCGCGGGGACTGGCGGCGGCCGGGTTCCGGGTGGTGGCGCTGGACGGCCCGGCCCACGGGGCCTCGCCGGGCGAGCGGACCACGCTGCCGGGGTTCGGAGCGGCGGTGCAGGCGGTGGCCGATGCGGTGGGGCCAGTGCACGGCGTGGTGGCGCACTCGTTTGGGGGCGCGGCCACGGTAGGTATTCCGGTACGGTTCAATCAGGACGCCGATGGAACGCTGC
This genomic window contains:
- a CDS encoding alpha/beta hydrolase is translated as MATPVDSSAPASSPATATLVAALPPGIGLLRLKFRLLAAFSTELAFGAAWRLFTTPRQLPPKHWEAESLAGARQFWVPTPRSQVAAYEWNPAGAHTVLLVHGWEHRASFWGYMARGLAAAGFRVVALDGPAHGASPGERTTLPGFGAAVQAVADAVGPVHGVVAHSFGGAATVGIPVRFNQDADGTLPRLVLLAVPASTTAVAQRFAELLQLPAAVVARMNRYVQEQHGRDAESFSLIHTGRTLPVGQALLLHDHDDASIPFGEAVDIAASWPGLEFRPTSGLGHNRILRDASVIEQVVAFLT